In Salmo salar chromosome ssa14, Ssal_v3.1, whole genome shotgun sequence, the sequence aataaatatggaAATATcccattcacataagtattcagaccctttactcagtactttgttgaagcacctttggctgcgattacagcctcgaatcttcttgggtatgacgctacaagcttggcacacctgtatgtggggagtttctcccattcttctctgcagatcctctcaagttctggcacagctattttcaggtctctccagagatgttcgatcggttttaagtctgggctctggctgggccactcaagggcattcagagacttgtcccgaagacgCTCacgtgttgtcttggctgtgtgcttagggtcattgtcctgttggaaggtgaaccttcgccccagtctgaggtccttggttttcatcacggatctctctgtatttgatccattcatctttccctcgatctttcCCTCTCCCAGTCCCtatcgctgaaaaacatccccacagcatgatgctgccaccaccatgcttcactgtagggataggtgtcaggtttcctccagatgtgacacatggcatttaggccaaagagttcaattttggtttcatcagaccagagaatcttgtttctcatggtctgagagtcctttaggtgccttttggcaaaatccaagcgggtgtcatatgccttttactgaggagtggcttccgtctggccactctaccataaaggcctgattgatgcagtgctgcagagatggctgtccttctggaaggttctcccatctccacagaggaactctggagctctttcagagtgaccattgggttcttggtcacctccctgaccaaggcccttctcccccgatttctcagtttggctgggtggccagctctaagaagagtcttggaggttccaaacttcttccatataagaatgatggaggccactgtgttcttgggaaccttcaatgcagcagaaatgttttagtaccattccccagatctgtgcctcgacacaatcctgtctcggagctctacagacaattccttgacctcatggcttgattttttgctctgatatgcactgtcaactgtgggaccttatatagacaggtgtgtgcctttccaaatcatgtccaatcagttgcatttaccacaggtggactccaatcaagttgtagaaacatctcaaggaggatcaatggaaacaggacggaGCTgacctcaattttgagtctcatagcaaaggatctgaatgcttatgtaaataaggtatttctgttttaatttttttaataaatttacaaaaaaatcgaaaaatctgttttcgctttgtcattattgggtattgtgtgtagactgatgagattgactttaaaaaatatattttagaataaggctgtaaagtccctaaatgtggaaaaagggaaggggtctgaatactttccgaatgcactgtattctacattttgttgtgttacagcctgtattctaaatggattaaatatttttttctctctctcgtctacacacaataccccgtaatgacaaagtgaaaacatgtttttgaaatCTTAGCAAATGTACTGAAAATTAAATagagaaatatcttatttacataaatattcacaccctgagtcaatacatgtcagaatcacatttggcagcgattacagctgtcagtctttctgggtaagtctttaagagctctctcaagttggttgttgatcattggtagacagccattttcaagtcttgccatagattttcaagtcaaaactgtaactagactTCTCAGGAACAATTaacgtcatcttggtaagcaattccagtgtatatttggccttgtgttttaggttattgtcctgctgaaaggtgaatttgtctcccagagtctgttggaaagcagactgaaccagattttcctcttcgtttttgcctgtgtttagctttattcagtttatttttatctTAAAAACTTGACTGCAGTTTCTCCTACACCGCCATAACAACAGCTATGCAGATGTCAGCTAAAGTGGATCCGATGAATAGAGCCcaaaatcgctctggataagagtgtctgctataaaaaataaattattattattattaaataagTACTGAACCAAACTCACTGGAAAGTGAGCTAAAAGAGCGCAGTTTGGGTTGAGACAGTAACGGTGAAAGGGGTACACAGCTTCTACACAGGATGAACCTTTTTCAGATAACGCTTGTGCGATTTCTAACTGTGTGCCAGGCTGCCAATCCAGACAGTAATCTGTAGGGAATTCTGTTATAAAGTGATCCTGTTAAGGTAAATATAGCCTGTGGTGTAGACCTTAAATGCTGGTCCATACATGAAGAAGGGCTGTCCACTTTTAAACAGCAACTGACCTAGTTCAGTTCTACAACCAGGACTGACGAGAGCCTACTGTACTATTTGGTTGTTGGCAGAACAGCTAATCTGCTCACCTCCCAGATAACATAAAGACTAGGACGTTGtcttcaagccgatttaagtcacaactgtaactaggccgtcgtcttggtaagcaactccagtgtatagtaggccttgtgttttaggttattgtcctgctgaaaggtgaatttatctcccagtgtctgttggaaagcagactgaaccaggttttcctctaggattttgcctgtgcttagctttattcagttcctttttatcctaaaaaactcccttgtccttgctgataacaagcatacccataacatgatgctgccaccaccatgtttgaaaatatgaagaatggtactcagtgatgtgttgtgttgtatttgccccaaacataccgctttgtattcaggacttaAAATTCatttctttgtcacatttttggcagttttactttagtggctaattacaaacaggatgcatgttttggaatattttttattctgtacaggcttccttcttttcactctgtcatttagattagtattgctgagtaactacaatgttgttgatcaattCATTAGTTTTATCCTATCACAGcccttaaactctgtaactgtttttaagttaccattggcctcattgtgaaattcctgagcggtttccttcgtctccggcaactgagttaggaaggacgcctgtatctttgtagtgactgggtgcttTGATACACCAGccaatgtgtaattaataacttcaccatgctaaaAGTGGATCTGATGAATAGAGCcctaaatcgctctggataagatcatCTGCTATAAAAGAAAAATTCTGAATAATAATTAAATAAATGCTGAACCAAACTCACTGGAAAGTGAGGTAAAAGAGCGCAGTTTGGGTTGCGACAGTAACAGTGCAAAGGATACACATCTTCAACACAGGATGAACCTTTTTCAGATAACGCTTGTGAGATTTCTAATTGTGTGCCAGGCTGCCAATCCAGACAGTAATCTGTAGGGAATTCTGTTATAAAGTGATCCTGTTAAGGTAAATATAGCCTGTGGTGTAGACCTTAAATGCTGGTCCATACATGAAGAAGGGCTGTCCACTTTTAAACAGCAACTGACCTAGGTCAGTGTTTCAACCTGGACTGACCAGAGCCTACTGTACTATTTGGTTGTTGGCAGAACAGCTAATCTGCTCAACTCCAAGATAACATAAAGACTAGGACGTTAtcttcaagccgatttaagtcacaactgtaactaggccgtcgtcttggtaagcaactcctgtcTATAgtaggccttgtgttttaggttattgtcctgctgaaaggtgaatttatctcccagtgtctgttggaaagcagactgaaccaggttttcctctaggattttgcctgtgtttagctttaTTCcgtttttttatcctaaaaaactcccttgtCCTTGCTGATAACAAACTCCTCtctagcaactgagttaggaaggatgcctgtatctttgttgtgactggATATATTGATACACAGATACATTTgccattattttttaaatctaattttctcATTATACTGAGATCTTGAGTTTGATTGTTAGAATTCTCACTGTGTAATAGAGTGGATAGGCATGTGTGAGGATCAATGAACAGAAGAGACTTTCAACAGGGCTGTTTTTGCCACCCACATGATCACATACAGTACAAATCACTAAGACTATGGAGCTCAGACAAGCGTGGGAACCGCACTGCCAAAAGGTGCATCGTAAAACTGACACATCCAAGCTACACCCAAGCCTTTAGCTGCTTCTAAAATAATGTCAATCAACAACCAAAATAATGTGAATTTGTGGTAAGAAGTGTAGCTATACACTGTGAAGGAAAATGGGGGGGGAAACGTATGTAAGAGGCCATGTTATTTTTGCTGAATCCAATTACCAGTCAGTTAAAACAGATCCAACAGCAGCCACAGCCAACCATAGATTAGGGTCatggacaaatgttgcacaaCTAGTGGGGGTGGGAGGTAAGAAGTCACTTTTATGGGGAATCCCCACGATACTGTAGGAACCAGATTTAGGGTATGGGTATTGGATATGACGCAAAACCAGTATATCATCAGACAGGAATGCAATGAAAATGTAGTTGATGTGGTTGCACAAAATCAAAGATATGTGGTTGTACAAATTCTAAATGACCTGTGAGTTGAGCTTTAGCTATGCAGACCAAGAAAAGTCAATACTAACCTACTAAATCTGTACTTTTATCATTCAAGACTTCTGTGTTTGTTCAACTATGCattttgggagagagagaaagagagagagagcagagagagaaagagagagagaggaggatagggagagagagggagagagagagtgaggactgATTAAAGGGATTAAGTAGCGTCAGTTTAGACAATTCTTCTCTTCCACATCGGTATAAGGAAACAAAATGATCTACAGCAGGGAATAGAAGATTAGGGTATCAGCACAGCAGGACGTAGACACTAACTAAAATAATAAAGTGCCTTTTGTTGAACAGCATTTTGTGGGACAACTTTGGCAACAAATGCATTGAAGAGATGAATTCTCAAGCTGTCACACCGTTGTTGGCTGTTGCCATTTGGAAAGTGAGAAATACAGAAGGCAAATGAAGAGCTGATGAGAACAAGAGGATCCTTTGAGGATGACAAGGTCTTTAATGTCCTTCTAATACTTCAGAGAACAAGCTTTATTGATGGATTAAAAGGGACATTCTGAGACATCCTCCTCAAGTGGCTTTTGAACCAGAACAAATGTTAGATCATGTTCCAGTTAGGGTTCATACTGACTTCTGCTTCTTCAACAAGACCTAGCTAAGTATTTACACTTTGAATGAGGGAGAATTGGTCAGATGAGATTGGGATTTTGGTGCCTTGTTCTTGTTGTAGTGGTGGATTCTAACCCGGGAGTTAAATGGTGCTGATCATAGAGGActcaggtggaggtggagggacgTTGTTAAAAGTTCAGCAGAATGGGATCTCTGGAGGCCAGGCGGGGGCCGTCATGGGTCCCATAAATGAGGAGTTGAAGACGGTCGCAGGCGACAACAATGAGGATCCTAATGTGGGAGACAATGAGGACAACAACTATTACGATGACGACGACGATGATGTCTATCAGGAATTTGAAGAGTTTGACTTTAACACATTGCCAGATCGGCCAGAGGATACCAGGAGTATCGCCTCTGATGACTCCTTCTATCCACCTGATGAGTCTCTCAAATACAGGAGTCCCGGCCCAGTCACCCCTGAACCTCTGTCTTTCTTCATGGCCTGCTCCAATAATAATTCCATCATAGTGAAGATTATGATAAGGCAAGGGGTGACAGAGGAGGAAGTGAGAGAAACAGATAAGAACAACAGAGTATGTTTGCGTTGTCATTAAAGAGATTAACTAGTCAATGTTCTCTGTGATTTAGAGTATGTCCATATTATCAAGTAATGGCCAACTGTACAAACTTATAACATGGTCTCTGTTTCAATGTCCACACGAACATCCTACTTAGAATTAAGCAATGTATAATGCTTTCTACGTGGTATGCTAGTATGGACATTGGAATATAGATCTTTGTAAAGCCGGTTTCCACAAGATCAGGAATAAGCTTTATGTTGATTTGATATGAAAGACAGCACACATTTTAGGCTTTTTGCTCCCGTTTCTGCATTTGTACTAGACATCCAAACGGTGTCATTTCTGTGGACAGTGACAATATCAGAGGAATACTCAGAGCAGTTGGTTAAGCCCTGGAACagatggggggggggttgcaGTTTGAGATGGCGTTCAAGCAGCTCGTAATCATTGCTGAGCTTTTAAAAGGTTCACCCAAGAAATCAGGGTGCAGCAGGACAATACTAAGAGGGGGTTGGTGCTTCAAATCCCTTATTCTCCACACCATTAATGACCATCATGGGTACCCAACAGGTAGACATTGGGGTTAGGCCTAATGCAATTTTGGTTGTGTTTCTCACTGCTGTATCCTCATCAGTGGTAAAGCAATAATACTACGGATATAACATAGCAGCCTACACATTCAGTAACTACTATTGTGCATTATATTCAAAAGGTGTTGCATGTAGATTCCATAGAGAGTAGTTCCGTGATTTTCCTCAGCATCTGATCAAGCTGAGAAACAAGGCTTACCCACTGACCTTTTAAATCCCTTCAACGCATTGTGAAGACACAGACTAATGCAGTATAAATAAGTGGAGAAGTCTGCTGTCATGCTACACCTACAGTAACGGTACGTGTCTGGATGGATAAATGCAAATGTCCTCAGTTGTTTCACGTTACATCCTACACTGGCATGACATGAGCCCTAATGTGTGTTTGGATAGatgttaacaaacacacacacagcagtgtttTTAAATCAAACACTCTGAATGCGGACTGTTTGAGCAGAGTAGGACCTTACTTTGGCAAATCTAAAACTGTACTTGTCTTTTTTCCAATTGGCTCAGACAGATGATGGGTTGTTTATAGATGGGTTGTTGAAATATGGAATCTTTCAGTTTGAATTCCTCTTTGGTCCCAAAGCTTTGGTATAGGCCTACCTCAGACCTTTACCTTAGAGTTGAATATGGAAGCCATAAGCAGTGAGAATACCGGAAGCTCTGCTGATCCTTCAGGTTTTCATGATTAGTGGGCAAAGTTCTTTGTTTATGGTACACATTTTCTAAGGAGTTTTCTTCAGATGGCTTAATGGTGATTCATGGGACAGTAGCCTTGGTGACTGGGCATTTCCCCAAATCCATAAACTGGGTCATTGAGCCACCCTTGTATACTGTTACCTATACGTCATTATGCAATCTTACCATAGGGCTGGTGGACTGTGATTAGTactgtaggcagcagcaggcagaTGGTTCAGAAACTCCAGAAAGACTATTAGCTGAGACTTAACTTGGAATTCCGTTGGGATCATTAGGCCTGTCGGTTGGGGATCATTAGGCCTGTCAGTTGGGGATCATTAGGCCTGTCAGTTGGGGATCATTAGGCCTGTCGGTTGGGGATCATTAGGCCTGTCAGTTGGGGATCATTAGGCCTGTCAGTTGGGGATCATTAGGCCTGTCAGTTGAGGATCATTAGGCCTGTCGGTTGAGGATCATTAGGCCTGTCGGTTGAGGATCATTAGGCCTGTCGGTTGGGGATCATTAGGCCTGTCGGTTGAGGATCATTAGGCCTGTCAGTTGGGGATCATTAGGCCTGTCGGTTGGGGATCATTAGGCCTATCGGTTGAGGATCATTAGGCCTGTCGGTTGGGGATCATTAGGCCTGTCGGTTGAGGATCATTAGGCCTGTCGGTTGAGGATCATTAGGCCTGTCGGTTGAGGATCATTAGGCCTGTCGGTTGGGGATCATTAGGCATGTCGGTTGGGGATCATTAGGCCTGTCGGTTGGCGTCTCTGGCTATAAGTCACCCTCCAAGCATATACGTTTATCAGTGTTGCTCCAAGCATTTGTTTATTTTGATAGATAGTTTCTATTCTACCGTGTCAACACAATTCTAACACCACACACCTAGAACTAGAGTAGCTGATGATGTGCCTCAAAGAGCAGAGCTATTGATCCAATTGACCCTGTGAAACAACCGTGGCTACATAATGAGCACTGAGACCACGGCCTTAAGACCATAAGGCTCCAGGGAGTGTAACAGTGGCAGAGTCTTGGGTTGGTGAGCTTGCCTTGTGTCCTTAGTTAGCTACATCGTCATTTGTAAGCACTAGCAGCAGTCACGCCTGTACTTTGAGATCTAATGTAGACAAGTGACGTACCGGTAGTTGTGTGACGTACTATACCTTATGTGCAAGGTCAAATGTTAGAGTTGAACAGTACAGCACTGTGCGCCAACAGATTTACCTTAAGGGCAGTAAACATACATTGTTGTCATCCAAAAAGAGATATGTCATTGACTTTTGCATGTGGTTTGTGTTTTTCAGAATGGGCTGATAGTAGCCTGTTACATGGGCTGGGTGGATGTGGTCATAGCGCTCTCTCAGTGTCCCCACATCGATGTCAACTGGCAAGACAACGAGGGGAATACAGCCCTCATGACAGCTGCTCAAGCAGGTAAGAATCCACAGATGCTTTAAAGTTGAAGGTTTGTTGGTTCCTAGTACAGTATATTTTGGGAATGTGTCAACACAAATATGATTATTCTCAATGAAAACAGACAGATTAAGCAAACAGATGTATTGATCTGGAAACAATGAGTATAATTCCACGTGGTTCATTGTGAATAAGGTGAGTAACACATTTGGTTTATTTTTCAATGCCAGGTCACATTATGATATCCAGCTACTTGATCAACTACTTCTCCAACCTGGACCTAGAGCGTAGGAACTGCCATGGATTCACAGCTATGATGAAGGCAGCCATGCAAGGGAGGGCAGATGTTGTTCGTTTGCTCATGTTGTCAGGTAGAGCTAAAATATTTAGTATTTCTACGTCATTTTTTACAATGTCTTTATTTTGTTGCTGGACTGCCATTCTCTATTTGTGTATTCCCTCTAAAAGGAGCGGACGTGGAGGCAAGGGACTACGGGCGCAAGATGACCTCCAGGGAGTGGGCTTTGTTCACATGCCGCTACGAGACGGCCTACCTGATGATGCGTCTGATGGCCCAGCCGTGCGCCGAGCAGTTCTGTGAATCCTACAAGCTGGAGTGGCCCATGCTGCAGGAGCTGGTGGCCCAAGGCCAGGAACCCAAGAACTGCTGGCAGAAGGTGGCAGACAAGGCCTGCTGTAGGTTCTCCCTCCGCATGAAGACGGACCCCGTGGACGACGGTGTGATGGACCACATGGTGCGCATCACCACCGCCCTGTCCAGCCCATTGATCGCCACTGCCTGCAACACTGTGGCCCTGAGAAGCCCGCCCTGCATTGGGAAGCGGCGCTATGCTGTACCGGAGATCCTCAGGAAGCAGCGAGTGGACGAGCTGAAGCGCCTGGGCCCCGACCGCATCAACAACTACAAGAAGCTGTTCAATAACTCCCGGGTGCAGTTGGTTCCTAAGAAGACAGACCGGAGGGCCAGCCTGCAGACCCAAATGTTGCAGGAGGTTGCGGTGGCCGGTACATCTGTCCTGAGGCGTGCCAGTTTGCTGCCCCTGAATATGATGAGGAGGAGCAGCGTCAGGCCGGGCATTGTGATCCCCAAGGTGAGGCTGTGCAAAGCCCCCTCGGGGCCCACCTCCGAGAAGAGAAGGAAGAGCAAGGACCCTGCGCTCCTCCAGCTCCCCAAGTGGAGGTACAAACAGgctaaggaggagaggaggaggcaagaggaggaggagaagcagaGACGTTTTCCCACAGTGAGGAGGCGGTGAAAGAATTGAGCTATGAGGAGAGGGCAAAATAAATGTCAGGAGCTTTGGGATGTGAGCCAACCTTTTATTACAATTGGTTCTGAGCTGAAGAGTTGAAGTGATCACCTGCATTCGAGATTTTAGAGACTTTGCTACTAGATTATACTGTAGCCATGGAGCACCATGTCTTCCTGTCCTACATTTGGGTACTCTGTGTTGGGATGGGAACACTTGGCTTGAACTGTGCACTCACTGTGAGGAATTAATATTTGAACTTTGATCCAGATGTATTTTTTGTATGCATTCTTCAGATTATGACTATGTTTGCTATTTCCATTGTAAAATGATAACTCACGCTCACACAATATTACCTCTGCACATTGTTTATTGTGTCAACGTTTCAGTCAGACATCCCCCAAGAATACTGACACCTACTGCATATTTAGGTTTGTCTGAATGTTAAGGATATTCTCAAAGCAGACAGTACAGTAATCAGTTGGATGTTTCCTCAACTGTTAATAAAGGATACATGTACGTACACTCCCCTATGTATACTCCAGCAGTTTGGAACAGAATGTtagcttttatttgagggtattttcatacatatctgttttaccatttagaaatgattgcactttatgtatctagtccccacCCCCCAATTTGAAGCTGTCATAAATATTTGTACAAAATAGTGATGTGATCATGAATAGATATAAGGAGGGGGTATGGCGATTTTTACTGTAACACTGAAGGAGCAAAACCATCTCCTGCAGGGTAATGTGATTTCACAATACAGATATAGCAGGATAGGTGGGGAATTATCCATTAAAAGAACACAGCAAGGGCTGTTAAAGCTATGCCAACAGAACACTGAGCGATGTGGAGTGGGATGTTCCGGTGCCAAATGAGCGTCTGTCAGTTTGCCCAGTGGGTACTCATTCAGGTAGATTCAGCTGGAAGAATGCAAATTGACCGTTTGACTGGACAATTAAAAAGGTGCCTCAAGATTAACTCAATGCAATGAATAGTTGATGTAGGCCTCTAACAGTCGGCTAAAACTATTTGGCTTCCTATCAGTCAGAAGGATATATTACGTAAAACAATGCTCCTTGTCTATGTCACAAAGGCAATCCCCCACAGGATTCGCTGCCCCTCCACGCGAATATCAGTGAATATTGAAAATGGTCCAGGTGATTATATAACTGCTCTATATTCTCTGCAGCACCATATATTTACATAACCACAACATTACCTAATGTTAGCATTTTCACATTGaagaagagagaaaataaaacatttcgtTTACTGTTCCAAACTAATATCAAATTCATGGGCCATGCAGTCAGTATCTTGAGCACATTTCTGCTTAGCTGCATCGGTGTTTGTATCTGCTGTGTGCATCGCACTAGTACtagggtcgtcactagttaccacagccaaaaagtcataaaccccgcctatttctaaaatgtatcttctttaaatgtgattttaaacctaaccctaatcacactgctaactgtatgccCAACCCTCACCTTAAATTAAGACTAAAAAGGTCATTTTAGTTTTCATTAACGTTTAGATAAAGCCAAtgctgactttgtggctgtggtaaataGTGTAAAACAATACTAGAGCAAAGACAtgtataactaaaccaagatagaccacagtcCAACGTTTCAAATGGGGACAAATGAGTCATAGCGGGCTGAACAAGCAaggccaagcacgagctagcaagatcctattggcgcgttctagcgtacgtttgcatatttccgttagggaacgcctaggGTGTAAGtctgtgtgcaataactcaaatCGCCTTTGCGCTCCTTCTAaacaacgacaacaacaaaaaacactttgGCAaggggtaaagtctacaaaactaagTCCACTCTGTTCGAAAGagttctagttttgggaacagaaaactgtatcgaattcaaatgtttcatcgatgagaaaattagcagaatgtcggccaaaatccatctcgttcaATCTtatcccactgccggccactgggcttcctttCACTACCatgtttggtagtgagtggaaaggCCAAGCGGATGCATCACATtcatacatccggtgaaatatctgttcTATCTGTGACTAGGCCTTGCCGAGTAAAATGGCAGACCTGACCTGCATGAGGAGAGTTGTCCCCAAGATACCCACTAGAGGGCACTGCAGACTGGTCCAAACTGTTGACATTGACATACAGTCAGGCTACACACCGCATGCTCCTTCCCAGCACACAGGCCTCAGAATGATTTATTCTCCCAGGATTAGCGAAGCAATTAAAAATTAAAGGGATACAATGGAATATTCCATCGCTTACATTCTAAAGTATAGATCCCTTCTTTTCAGATACACTAATGCTGTATCTGGCACGCTGGTGAAAAATGTTAGCATTTTCACAGAAACAGCATAGGCCTTCTTGTGccttcattcatccattcataaTCTATGTTCTTAGCTTTTAGAATGCAGTTTTGGGAGCTGTGATGATCCTAAGGCAGATGACAGAGAGAGGCCAGGCCACACATTTCTGATGGGCGCCACAGTGGCACGACAATGGATGCATGGTAACCTCGGATTTAGCATTACCCAACTAGGCCAGCAGCATGGCAATTAACACCTATCACAGTGGTAATTTCACAAGGCTGCAGCTCACACAGAGCTGTCAGCATTACCTCCACTCAGTGTCACAGAGAAAACATTTAGAGAGAAACTGTAAGGACCCCCCTCAATCCGTCTGCTGCCCTCAGTCCCCTGGCTGAGCTGGCTGTGGAGGATTTCTATCagattctgattggcttgaaacTCTTCACTAAGCCTTGGGAACAGGAAAATGTGGATTGGAATAAGAAAACAAATTCtttatacaaaaaataaatactatCAAAGTAACTGTAACATGCTACTGTAACTGTCGGCATGTCTAATAAATATTGCTGTAATTTTGAATTAGCGGAATGCAATCTACAAAACAAAGCTAGGAGCTTTGTACGGTGGTT encodes:
- the LOC106569225 gene encoding ankyrin repeat domain-containing protein 33B, producing MVLIIEDSGGGGGTLLKVQQNGISGGQAGAVMGPINEELKTVAGDNNEDPNVGDNEDNNYYDDDDDDVYQEFEEFDFNTLPDRPEDTRSIASDDSFYPPDESLKYRSPGPVTPEPLSFFMACSNNNSIIVKIMIRQGVTEEEVRETDKNNRNGLIVACYMGWVDVVIALSQCPHIDVNWQDNEGNTALMTAAQAGHIMISSYLINYFSNLDLERRNCHGFTAMMKAAMQGRADVVRLLMLSGADVEARDYGRKMTSREWALFTCRYETAYLMMRLMAQPCAEQFCESYKLEWPMLQELVAQGQEPKNCWQKVADKACCRFSLRMKTDPVDDGVMDHMVRITTALSSPLIATACNTVALRSPPCIGKRRYAVPEILRKQRVDELKRLGPDRINNYKKLFNNSRVQLVPKKTDRRASLQTQMLQEVAVAGTSVLRRASLLPLNMMRRSSVRPGIVIPKVRLCKAPSGPTSEKRRKSKDPALLQLPKWRYKQAKEERRRQEEEEKQRRFPTVRRR